A genomic segment from Eulemur rufifrons isolate Redbay chromosome 19, OSU_ERuf_1, whole genome shotgun sequence encodes:
- the UGDH gene encoding UDP-glucose 6-dehydrogenase, translating into MFEIKKICCIGAGYVGGPTCSVIAHMCPEIRVTVVDVNESRINAWNSPTLPIYEPGLKEVVESCRGKNLFFSTNIDDAIKEADLVFISVNTPTKTYGMGKGRAADLKYIEACARRIVQNSNGYKIVTEKSTVPVRAAESIRRIFDANTKPNLNLQVLSNPEFLAEGTAIKDLKHPDRVLIGGDETPEGQRAVQALCAVYEHWVPREKILTTNTWSSELSKLAANAFLAQRISSINSISALCEATGADVEEVATAIGMDQRIGNKFLKASVGFGGSCFQKDVLNLVYLCEALNLPEVARYWQQVIDMNDYQRRRFASRIIDSLFNTVTDKKIAILGFAFKKDTGDTRESSSIYISKYLMDEGAHLHIYDPKVPREQIVVDLSHPGVSADDQVSRLVTISKDPYEACDGAHAVVICTEWDMFKELDYERIHKKMLKPAFIFDGRRVLDGLHNELQTIGFQIETIGKKVSSKRIPYAPSGEIPKFSLQDPPNKKPKV; encoded by the exons ATGTTTGAAATTAAGAAGATCTGTTGCATTGGTGCAGGCTATGTTGGAGGACCCACATGTAGTGTCATTGCTCATATGTGCCCTGAAATCAGGGTAACGGTTGTTGATGTCAATGAGTCAAGAATCAATGCATGGAATTCACCTACACTTCCTATTTATGAG ccAGGACTAAAAGAAGTGGTAGAGTCTTGTCGaggaaaaaatctatttttttctaccaaTATTGATGATGCCATCAAAGAAGCTGatcttgtatttatttct GTGAATACACCAACAAAAACGTATGGAATGGGGAAAGGCCGTGCAGCCGATCTGAAGTATATTGAAGCTTGTGCTAGACGCATTGTACAAAACTCAAATGGGTACAAAATTGTGACTGAGAAAAGCACAGTTCCAGTGCGGGCAGCAGAAAGTATTCGTCGTATATTTGATGCAAACACAAAACCCAACTTGAATTTACAG GTGCTGTCCAACCCTGAATTCTTGGCAGAGGGAACGGCCATCAAGGACCTAAAGCACCCAGACCGAGTACTGATTGGAGGGGATGAAACCCCAGAAGGCCAGAGAGCCGTGCAGGCCTTGTGTGCTGTATATGAACACTGGGTCCCCAGAGAAAAGATCCTCACCACTAATACATGGTCTTCAGAGCTTTCCAAACTG gcagcaAATGCTTTTCTTGCCCAGAGAATCAGCAGCATTAACTCTATAAGTGCCCTGTGTGAAGCAACAGGAGCTGATGTAGAAGAGGTAGCAACAGCCATTGGAATGGACCAGAGAATTGGAAATAAGTTTCTAAAAGCCAGTGTTG GTTTTGGTGGGAGCTGCTTCCAAAAAgatgttctgaatttggtttatCTCTGTGAGGCTCTGAATTTGCCTGAAGTAGCTCGTTATTGGCAGCAG GTCATAGACATGAATGACTACCAGAGGAGGAGGTTTGCTTCCCGAATCATAGACAGTCTGTTTAATACAGTGACTGATAAGAAGATAGCTATTTTGGGGTTTGCATTCAAAAAGGACACTGGTGATACGAG agaatCCTCTAGTATATATATTAGCAAGTATTTGATGGATGAAGGTGCACACCTCCATATATATGATCCAAAAGTACCCAGGGAACAAATAGTTGTGGATCTTTCTCATCCTGGTGTTTCAGCAGATGACCAAG TGTCCCGACTTGTGACCATTTCCAAGGATCCTTATGAGGCGTGTGATGGTGCCCATGCTGTTGTTATTTGCACCGAGTGGGACATGTTTAAG GAATTGGATTATGAACGCATTCATAAAAAAATGCTGAAGCCAGCCTTTATCTTTGACGGACGACGTGTCCTGGACGGGCTCCACAATGAGCTACAAACCATTGGCTTCCAG attgaaacAATTGGCAAAAAGGTGTCTTCAAAGAGAATTCCATATGCTCCTTCAGGTGAAATTCCAAAATTTAGTCTTCAGGATCCCCCTAACAAGAAACCTAAAGTATAG